Proteins encoded in a region of the Solanum dulcamara chromosome 9, daSolDulc1.2, whole genome shotgun sequence genome:
- the LOC129903308 gene encoding proteasome subunit beta type-4-like produces MNVMDSAPAKSSLMSPESDIQRTQFPYVTGTSVVGIKYKDGILLAADMGGSYGSTIRYKSMERLKPVGKHSLLGASGEISDFQEIMKYLDELILYDNMWDDGNSLGPKEVHNYLTRVMYNRRNKFNPLWNSLVLGGVKNGQKYLGTVSMIGVHYEDNHVATGFGNHLARPILRDEWHENLSYEEGVKLLEKCMRVLLYRDRSAVNKLQIAKITEEGVTISQPYSLKTFWNFSAFQNPTVGAEGSW; encoded by the exons ATGAAC GTGATGGATTCAGCTCCGGCTAAAAGTAGTTTAATGAGTCCCGAATCTGATATTCAGAGAACACA GTTTCCATATGTGACTGGGACATCAGTTGTCGGCATCAAGTACAAGGATGGTATTCTCTTGGCAGCTGACATGGGAG GTTCCTATGGTTCAACGATACGTTACAAGAGTATGGAGCGATTGAAGCCAGTGGGAAAGCACTCCCTTCTTGGTGCAAGTGGTGAAATTAGTGATTTTCAGGAGATAATGAAGTACCTTGATGAGCTTAT CTTGTATGACAACATGTGGGATGATGGAAACTCCTTGGGTCCCAAAGAAGTGCATAACTATCTGACACGTGTGATGTATAATCGTCGCAACAAGTTCAACCCACTTTGGAATTCACTTGTTCTTGGTGGAGTGAAAAATGGACAGAAGTATCTTGGAACA GTTAGTATGATTGGTGTGCATTACGAGGACAATCACGTGGCTACTGGATTCGGGAATCACCTTGCGAGGCCCATTCTCCGTGACGAATGGCATGAAAACTTGAGTTATGAAGAGGGCGTTAAGTTATTGGAGAAATGTATGCGTGTGCTTTTGTATCGAGACAGATCTGCAGTCAACAAGCTTCAG ATTGCAAAAATCACAGAAGAGGGAGTAACAATTTCTCAGCCCTACTCATTGAAGACTTTCTGGAACTTCTCTGCTTTCCAGAATCCAACTGTTGGTGCTGAGGGTTCATGGTAA